From Salvia splendens isolate huo1 chromosome 16, SspV2, whole genome shotgun sequence, a single genomic window includes:
- the LOC121770890 gene encoding protein FD-like — translation MSSEVLLQMWTASSSASASASASTSASSSPSPYLHHPKTMEEVWKDITFAASDLHLNPSSPRGLILQDFFSKAPPPSSVPSHASPPPPPPTMLTLSSSAAAALLFQPHCHPAALDAVVPDDSAAGKKRFPDFERNSGDRRHKRMIKNRESAARSRARKQAYTNELELEVAHLLEENAKLRKQQEKFYREAAAEHQKRKPLHRTSTAPF, via the exons ATGTCTAGTGAAGTGCTTCTTCAAATGTGGACAGCTTCTTCTTctgcctccgcctccgcctccgcctccacctccgcctcctcctctccctctccgtACCTCCACCACCCCAAAACCATGGAAGAAGTCTGGAAAGACATAACCTTCGCTGCCTCCGATCTCCACCTCAACCCCTCCTCCCCTCGCGGCCTCATCCTCCAAGACTTCTTCTCCAAAGCTCCGCCGCCCTCCTCCGTCCCTTCCCACGCCTctcctcctccccctccccccACAATGCTCACCCTcagctcctccgccgccgccgccctccTCTTCCAGCCCCACTGCCACCCCGCCGCCCTCGACGCCGTCGTCCCCGATGACTCCGCCGCCGGAAAGAAGAGGTTCCCTGATTTCGAAAGGAACTCCGGCGACCGCCGCCATAAGCGTATGATCAAGAACCGCGAGTCCGCTGCTCGCTCCAGAGCTAGAAAGCAG GCTTATACAAATGAGTTGGAGTTGGAAGTAGCCCATTTGCTTGAAGAGAATGCCAAACTCAGAAAACAGCAAGAaaag TTTTATAGAGAAGCAGCTGCTGAGCACCAGAAAAGGAAGCCTCTCCATAGAACATCCACTGCtccattttga